In Nicotiana tabacum cultivar K326 chromosome 21, ASM71507v2, whole genome shotgun sequence, one DNA window encodes the following:
- the LOC107808475 gene encoding uncharacterized protein LOC107808475 isoform X2: protein MKKIERFDGEHRFDVRFEPPSTSTGVPVPPDRRGARGSLPQEKGKANFGEQEWYFFSPRDRKYPNGTRPNRAATSGYWKATGIDKPIYTCGGTKKIGVKKTLVFYRGKPPKGIKSNWVMHEYRLVDNNSSLTKKCSLRLDDWVLCRIYKKNSSSTIMEMDKEDSIEETTGSTSILPASSMNYFEQNSSIGTLRVGSNFDEFFENDIKMAKNEYENGDDTPLMEGNSSSFLTMLNQISPRSSQLNSWFSGYR from the exons ATGAAAAAAATTGAACGATTCGATGGAGAGCACCGGTTTGATGTCCGGTTCGAGCCACCTTCAACTTCCACCGGGGTTCCGGTTCCACCCGACCGACGAGGAGCTCGTGGTTCACTACCTCAAGAAAAAG GTAAGGCGAATTTTGGGGAACAAGAATGGTATTTTTTCAGTCCGAGAGATAGAAAGTATCCGAACGGGACGAGGCCTAATAGGGCGGCGACTTCAGGTTATTGGAAGGCTACTGGAATAGACAAGCCAATATATACATGCGGCGGTACTAAAAAGATTGGTGTGAAAAAGACACTTGTTTTCTATAGGGGAAAGCCTCCTAAAGGAATCAAATCAAATTGGGTCATGCATGAATATCGCCTTGTTGATAACAATTCTTCTCTAACCAAGAAATGCTCTTTAAGG cTTGATGATTGGGTATTATGTCGGatttacaagaaaaacagttcaAGTACAATAATGGAAATGGACAAGGAGGATTCTATTGAGGAAACAACAGGTTCAACTTCAATATTGCCAGCTTCATCAATGAATTATTTCGAGCAAAATTCAAGTATAGGAACTTTAAGAGTAGGTTCcaattttgatgaatttttcgAAAATGACATAAAAATGGCGAAAAATGAATATGAAAATGGTGATGATACGCCATTAATGGAGGGAAATTCGAGTTCATTTCTTACAATGCTCAATCAAATTTCACCCAGAAGTTCACAGCTCAATTCTTGGTTCTCTGGCTACCGATAG
- the LOC107808475 gene encoding NAC transcription factor 25 isoform X1: MESTGLMSGSSHLQLPPGFRFHPTDEELVVHYLKKKVASAPLPVKIIAEVDLYKFDPWELPSKANFGEQEWYFFSPRDRKYPNGTRPNRAATSGYWKATGIDKPIYTCGGTKKIGVKKTLVFYRGKPPKGIKSNWVMHEYRLVDNNSSLTKKCSLRLDDWVLCRIYKKNSSSTIMEMDKEDSIEETTGSTSILPASSMNYFEQNSSIGTLRVGSNFDEFFENDIKMAKNEYENGDDTPLMEGNSSSFLTMLNQISPRSSQLNSWFSGYR, from the exons ATGGAGAGCACCGGTTTGATGTCCGGTTCGAGCCACCTTCAACTTCCACCGGGGTTCCGGTTCCACCCGACCGACGAGGAGCTCGTGGTTCACTACCTCAAGAAAAAGGTAGCTTCCGCTCCTTTGCCGGTCAAAATCATAGCTGAAGTTGATCTTTACAAATTCGATCCATGGGAATTACCGA GTAAGGCGAATTTTGGGGAACAAGAATGGTATTTTTTCAGTCCGAGAGATAGAAAGTATCCGAACGGGACGAGGCCTAATAGGGCGGCGACTTCAGGTTATTGGAAGGCTACTGGAATAGACAAGCCAATATATACATGCGGCGGTACTAAAAAGATTGGTGTGAAAAAGACACTTGTTTTCTATAGGGGAAAGCCTCCTAAAGGAATCAAATCAAATTGGGTCATGCATGAATATCGCCTTGTTGATAACAATTCTTCTCTAACCAAGAAATGCTCTTTAAGG cTTGATGATTGGGTATTATGTCGGatttacaagaaaaacagttcaAGTACAATAATGGAAATGGACAAGGAGGATTCTATTGAGGAAACAACAGGTTCAACTTCAATATTGCCAGCTTCATCAATGAATTATTTCGAGCAAAATTCAAGTATAGGAACTTTAAGAGTAGGTTCcaattttgatgaatttttcgAAAATGACATAAAAATGGCGAAAAATGAATATGAAAATGGTGATGATACGCCATTAATGGAGGGAAATTCGAGTTCATTTCTTACAATGCTCAATCAAATTTCACCCAGAAGTTCACAGCTCAATTCTTGGTTCTCTGGCTACCGATAG